The genomic window TCGGACGGGAACAGGGGCGGAAGGGCCTGGAGGAGTACCAGGAGGTCAAGACCGTCCAGCTCAAGTTCGGCAGGTAGGAAAGAATCCGGTGGCTAGGTTCGACCACCTCGGCCGCACTGGTCGCGGTCACCAGACTGAGGTCGAGCGCGTGACGCTCGATCAACCACCCTCCGCCATGTCCAGGGTCGCGCAGCATAGTTCCGCTGAACGCTGTCGTTCCTCATCGTTCGGCTACCGACCTCGATACAGCTGTTACGGGCAAACCGGATGTTTCCTGCTGGCACGCCCGTAGCTGCGGAATTGGAGGAACGGGATGGAGAAGACTGAGGTACACTTCTACAGCGCGGGGCATAGGCTGACTGGGTACTGGTATGCGCCACGCACGTCTGCCGGTCCGGTGCCTGGTATCGTGTGTTGTCATGGCTTTTCGGGCATGATCGACGTCCAAATGGTGGGCATCCCCGAGGCGCTAAGTGAGGCCGGCTATGGCGTACTCACCTTCTATTCCCGCGGGATAGGAGAGAGCGAGGGGCCCAGGGGGCGCGTGATCCCTTGGGAGGAAGTTGACGATGCGCGCAATGCGATCACTTACCTCCAGACGCGCGATGAAATCGATCCCAAGACGATCGGGGTCTTTGGCAGCGCGTGGGGTTGCAGTATCGGGGTGAGCGCGGCCGCAATTGACAGCAGGATCAAATGCTTCGTCGGAACCGTGGGGATCGGGGATTGTGAGCGCTGGCTGAAGGGCGAGAGGCCGAGATGGGAGTGGACGAAGTTCCTCAAGCGGCTCGAAGAAGATCGGAGTAAGCGGGTCCTCACGGGCAAGTCGGCCGTCGTGCATCCCAACGAGATCCACATTCCGGATCGGGCCGCATCCGAGGCGAGGGACCGTCAGTGGAATGCCTTCATCAAGAAATCGGGCTACGAGGGGTATCCGCTGGAAACGGCCGAGGCCGTGATCGAGTTTAAGCCTGAGACACTTGTTCACCGGATCAGCCCCCGGGCGGTGCTGTTCATCCACATGGGGGATGACGTGACGGTCCCGGCCGAAGAGTCCCAGAGCATGTATGAGCGAGCCAAAGAGCCAAAGAAATTGGTCATTATGGAAGGGCGTGCCCACTACGACACGTTCAAGTTCACGAATCCAGAAGTCTTCGCGCAGATCATGTCGATCGCGATAGATTGGTATGATGAGCATCTCAAGGGCGACAGGCAGCAGCAGAACGTACGCGTACCGTAGTGAGCATTCGCAGATCAGTAGGCTAGCATACGCGTGGTGAAGATGAGCTTCCCGCGGCGGGGTTCATTCGCTGACACCGGCCGCCGACGCCGCGGCCGAGGTCGTGGCGTGTGCCGCCACCGGCCTGGCCGGCGAGCGCGGGAAGCTCTCGGATTTGGGGCTCGTCCAGATGGAGCGACAGATGCTGCTCCCCACCGTCATCGAACCGGCCTAACGTGGGCCGGCGGCCCCGGACGTCTTACCCGCGAACCAGCGCGATGCCGAGCGCCGAGATTCCGCCGGCGATGAGGACGACCGCACCGAGCCGTGCGATGCGGCCGCCCCAGGGCGGGATCTTCTCGGCGAGCACCCAGATCGCGATCGCCGCCGCCCACGCCACGTTCATCAGGCCGCCGACAAACAAGAGGCTCATCAAGGCGGCGCAGCAGCCGAGGCACGAGACCGCGTAGCGGAGGCCCTGGAGCACCGCGTGCGGCGCCCGCCGAGTCTGCCCGCCTGCCAGACAATCGTCCAGCGCGCGGCAGCGCTCAAGGCACGCGCGCTTGAGCGGTGTCAGTTGGTAGAGTCCGGCGGTTACCACCACGAGCCCGGCGAGCGCCGCGCTTCGGACTGCCATCGCGTCTGACAGGAGGTGCGCAGTGTCAAGCGCCCACTGAAGACCGGTCGCCGCGGCAGCGAACCCAGCCCAGATCACCAAGTACCCGGCGGCGAACCATGCCGCCCGGCCGACACCACTGGCAGTGTCGGCGGGTCCGAGACCCGCCCGGCCGGTCATCCTGAGGACGGCGGGCGCCGGGCTCGGCAACATCATGGCGGTCATCATGACGGTCCACATACCGAGCATCAGCGCAGTGTAGCCCGGCGTCCACCCGGGTGCCATCTGCGCCATCGGCATGCCGGCGCCGGCCGTTTCCATCCCTCGCATCGCGGCACCCAGTCCGGCACCGGCGGCGAGGTAGAACCCCGCCGCGCCCGCGAAGGCGCTGAGGCCGGCAAGGGCCAGCCCGGCGCTCCAGCGCGCGCTACCGGCCGTACTCATCGTGGCACCGCACCCAGAACATCGGGAAATCGTGGCCGGCGCGACATCGGTCTACCCCTTGTACTCGTCGTGGCGGCGCCACCAGCCGCCCGTCTCGTTACGTCCTCTGGGGGCGCGATCGAGCCACTGATACATGCCCCAGAGACCGTCGAGCCCCCGCGCATAGGTGGAGTATGTGTGGTAGACGATCCCGGTCTCGAGGACGAAGGCGCTCATGCCGGGCCGTTCGCGTATGTACGTGGCCACATCGGTTCCGCACATAGCCGCGTGGGTGACGGTGCCGCCGCCACCCTTCGGCTCGCGCCATGCGGCCTCGCGCCGGTAGTTGTATTCGATGCCGCCCTCGCGTTGCTGCTGCTCGCTGAACCCGACGCTGAAGTCGGTGTTGAAGTCGCCGCCGAAAGAGGACGCCCACGGAAACGTCCACCCCATCCGCCGCTTGTACGGCCGGAGCTTGGCGAGAGGCGCTCGCGACACCGCCCAGAGCATGACGTCATGATTGGCCAGATGAATGGCGAAGCCGTTGAAACCGTCCGCGATCGCCGAACAGGACGGACAGCCGGCGGCGTAGTCGGGCCCGAACATGAAATGATAGATGAGAAGCTGCGAACGCCCGCGGAAGAGGTCGGCCAATGAAGCAATCCCTTCGTCGGTCTCGAAACGATAAGCCTTGTCGATCTGAACCCACGGTAATTCCTGACGACGCCGCGCCACCTCGTCGCTGTGCCGCGTGAGCTCCTTCTCCGCCCTGAGCAACGCTAGGCGCGCTGCCAGCCACTCTTCACGTGTCCCGGTTGCGTGTTCCATCGTCCTCGTTCACTCCCTTCTCGGATGTTACGGTCTGCCGCTGGGCCGTCGCGAGATATAATAGGGCCGGATACCGGACGGGTGGGAGTGACAAGTGTGGCGGGATTCCGATGGATCAACTGACTGCGGCCGCGGCGCGCGCCCTCGCCGAGGGTGATCCCCTTGGCGCCTTGAACTGGGTCGCCCTGCGCGACGACGCGCCGGCGCTCGCGCTTCGGGGCATCGCGATGGCCCAGCTCGGCGATCTCGTACGGGCGAAGGCGCTCCTCCGGCGCGCGGTGCGCGCCTTCGGCCCCAAAGAGGCGGTCGCCCGCGCGCGGTGCGTCGTCGCCGAAGCCGAGATCGCGCTCGCCTCGCGCAACCTGGGCTGGTCCGCGAAGGTGCTCGATGCGGCGCGGGCGGCGCTCGAACGGCACGGCGACCGGGTAAACGCCGCGCATGCGCGGCTCCTCGAGGTCCGGCGCCTCCTCCTGATCGGACGCCTCGAGGAGGCCGAGCGTACGCTCGCCGGGCTCCACCCCGCGTCCCTCCCGCCAGGGTCGAGGGTCGCCTACGAACTCGTCGTTGCCGGGATCGCGATGCGGCGCCTCCGGACGAAGGCGGCGCGTGCTACGCTGGCCCGGGCCGAGCGCGCCGCGCGCCACGCGCGCATTCCAGCGCTGACGGCGGAGGTCGAACGCGCCCTCCTCGTCCTGAACACCCCCGCGGCGCGTCTGATCGCGGACGGCGAGGACCGGCTCCTTCGACTCGAGGAGGTCGAAGCGCTGCTCGGTTCCAACGCGCTCGTCGTGGACGCGAGCCGCTATGCTGTGCGTGACGGACGCACGGCGATCTCGCTCGCGAGGCGTCCGGTGTTGTTTGCCCTCGCGCGCGCACTGGGGGAGGCGTGGCCGCGTGACGTGCCGAGAGATGCACTCGTCGCGCGCGCCTTTGGCTGGAAGGTCGCCGATGAATCGTATCGCGCGCGGCTGCGCGTCGAGGTCGGCCGGCTCCGCAGGGCGCTTCGGCCGCAGGCTGACATCCGCGCGACGCAGCGCGGGTTTGTGCTGGTGCCGCGGCGCGCACGCGGGGTCATCGTGCTGGCGCGCCCGTTCGAGGATGAGCATGCGCCGATGCTCGCCTTTCTCGCCGATGGGGAATCCTGGTCGAGCTCGGCCCTGGCGCTGGCGCTCGGAACGAGCCAGCGCACGGTCCAGCGGGCGCTCGACGCGCTTGCGGCGGCGGGCAAGGTGCAGTCGTTCGGCCGCGGTCGGGCCCGGCGCTGGATGATCCCGCCCGTGCCGGGACTCACCACGCCCTTGCTGCTTCCCGCCCCGCTGCCGGTCGGCTAGGATGGACGCATGAGTCGATCAGCAGCCGAAATCGTCCGTGAGTACGGCCCCTTTCCTGACGTCGAGCGCGTGCATGGGGTGTCGTATGACGGCTGGTACGTTTGGTTTGCTGCTGGGGACAGGATGCACGCGCTCGATCCCGCGAGCGGGAAAATCGTGCGCTCGATCGATGTCGCGGCGCAGGCCGGCACGGCCTTCGACGGGCGGCATCTGTTTCAACTCGCCCGGGGCCGCATCCAGAAGGTCGATCCAGAGACCGGCCGCGTGGTGGCGACGATCCCGGCGCCCGGCGGTGGCGGCGATTCGGGCCTCGCGTGGGCCGAGGGGACGCTCTGGGTAGGGCAGTATCGGGACCGGAAGATCCATCAAGTCGATCCCCAGACGGGGGCGATTCTCCGCACGATCGAGTCCAAGCGCTTCGTCACCGGGGTCACCTGGGTCGACGGAGAGCTCTGGCACGGCACCAATGAGAACGGCACGAGCGATCTGAGGCGGCTCGATCCCCGAACGGGAGAGGTCCTGGAGACGATCGAGCTGCCCCCGGGCGTGGCTGTGTCGGGGCTCGAGTCCAACGGCGGCGATCAGTTCTTCTGCGGAGGAGAAAAGAGCGGGAAGGTGAGAGCCGTCCGCCGGCCCAGGCGAGGCTCTGCGGCCGGCAGCGGTTCCGGAATCCCGGCTGGTTCTACGGCCAGGTAACGGTTCGGGTGGAGACCCGCGGCGCCTCTCTGAAGGCTGCGCTGCGAGCGCGCATCGCCGACGTCGTCAGGCTGATTTCGAGCGCGAAAAGCGGCCGCGCCTGGCTCGGCCGGGCGTCTCAAGGGAATGCCGCCAGGTGAATCCATCAAAATCTTGTGGGGCGCCGTTGAGTCCAGGCGGAAGTCCCGGCTGGTGAGCGCTGAAGTTGACGCTTTGCAGCACTGTACCAGTCGTTGAGGTAAGATCCGCTCGGTATCGGGGACATCGCGGACAGGGATTGTGCGTAGACCAATCGGAAGAGCCCGCTTCGACTGGAAATCGCCAACATGTCGAGGCCCGCGCCCTTAGGGGCGTTCAGCGTCTGCCTTCCTCGATGCCATCTAGCATGATTGAGACGCTTGAACGGTCTGTCCGGACCTTATCTTCTATCCCTGAGAGCAACGACAGACGCCATACGGACGTGACCCGGGAAGCCGGGGAGTCAATCTTTGAGCCCGGTCGTCATGATGCCCCGGACGTAGTATCGTTGCAACCAGACGAACAGCGCGATCACGGGGATCGTCGCGACGGCGGACGCTGCAAACAAGTTGCCCCAGAACTGGGTCTGGCTCGTGGTCTGCTTGGCGATAAACACGGTGATGAGTTGCTTCGTGTCATCCGACATGACCACGAGCGGCCAGTAAAACGCATCCCATGCGAACAGGAACGTAAACAGCGCCAACGTGGCCAAGCCCGGCAGGACGTTCGGAACCACCACATGCGTGAGGACCCGCAGAGGCGACGCACCATCCATGATGGCCGCCTCGTCCAATTCAGTCGGGAGCTCCTCGAACACCTGCTTGAGGAAGAAGATCCCAAACGGGCTGAAAATCCACGGCAGGAAGAAGCCCCAGTACGTATCCTGCAGATGCAGCGTCCGGACCGTTGTGAACAGCGGAATGACGATGGCATCGAACGGGATCAGCAGCATCACGAGGACAAGCCCGAACACGAGATTGCGGCCCGGGAATCGCACGCGCGCGAGAACGAACGCGGCCACGGTGGAGACAAGCACGGTGCCGACGACCTGCGCACCAGCTACCAGCAGTGAATTGAACACATAGCGTCCGAAGGCCTGGTCTCGAAACACGGCGATGAAGTTGACGAGCGTCGGCCGGCGCGGCACGAACGTCCACACGGACAGTGAGAACACGCCTGAGAAGATATCGGCGTACGGTTTGAACGCCGACGCCACGAGCCATTCGTAGGGCGCGAGGAACACGAGCACGATGACGAGCACCGCAAGCGCGAGACCCACGCGGCGGAGGATCGATTCCGGCGTATGCGCGCTGTTCATTCCGGGCGAAGAAGCCGGAAGTACACCGCGCTCAGGCCGAGGATGATCAGCAGCACGATGATCGCCAGGGCCGACGCGTACCCCATCTGGTAGAACAGGAAGGCGCGTTCGTACATATAGTATGTGGCGACCTCGGTGCGGGCCAGCGGCCCGCCCTGCGTCATGACGTATACGGGCGTATACACTTGGAACGCGTTGATCGTCGCGATCACCAGCGAGAACAGCGTGAAACGTTTGAGGAGCGGCAGCGTGACGCTCCAGAACTGTCTCCAGTGTCCGGCCCCGTCCACCTGCGCCGCCTCATAGTATCCTTGCGGGATGCCCTGGAGCCCGGCGAGGAAGATCAGGGCGGTGAAGCCGAGGTCCTTCCAGATCGTGACCGCGGTGAGCGAGGGAAGCGCGAGTCTCGGGTCGATGAGGAAATTCAGCGGCGCGACGTGCACTTTTCGGAGCAGCGCGTCGATGATGCCGATCGTCGGATTGTACATCAGCGCCCACAGGGTTGCGACGACGACGAACGGGGTGACGACGGGCAGGTACACCGCCGTGCGGACGACGCTCGCCCAGCGCCAGCTCTTCTGCATGAGCAGCGCGATGGCGAGCGCGAGGGGGATTTGCACGCCGATCTTCATCGCGGCGTACTGAAACGTGACCGAGAGCGACTGCAGAAAGCCGGCGTCGTGCACGGCGCGGAGGTAGTTGCCGGCGCCGGTGAAGACGCGCTGCCCGGAAAGAAGATCGTACTGGTAGAGGCTGTTCGCGGCCGCCTGGGCGATCGTGCCGACCCGGAAAATCAACAGACCCGCGAGCGGTACCGCGAGGAACGCCCCGGCCGTAAGCAGCGCGCGCCGACTCGAGGGGGAGGGCCACGCGCCCTTCCGACGCGCGGGCCCGACGGGCATCAGCGGAGCCCCCTTAGCGGCAGGCGCGGTCCCGGCTCGGCCGCCGCCTGCGCTACTTGTGCGTCGACCAGAAATCGTCCAACGCGGTTTGCACCTTCGACGCGAACGCGGTCATCTCGGTTTTCACGTCCGCGCCGGCGCTGACGTTCGTGATCGTTTGATTCAGCAGCGCCGTGTACTGCGTGTAGATGGGGATGCGGATGCGCGGAGCGCTCTCTCGTTCGAACTCCTGCAGGTCCAGCGACTTTGGCACGCGCTTGTATACGTCGGTCGTATTCGCCACGGATCGCCGCGCCGGAAGCTGCGGATTGTACTGGAACCACAGACGCTCGCCCGATCGGCTCGTCATCCACCGCGCGAAGAGGACGGCTTCCTTCGCATGTCGCGTGCGGGCCGACACGGTGAACGCGAGCGACCCGTTGTGTACAAACGGGGAGTGGAAGTAGGGCGCCGGCGTCACCGACCACTTGACGCTCGCGTATTTGTTGACGAGCTTGCCCTCGGCCCATTCCGCCCCGAGCCACGCGGCCGCGCGGCCGGTCGGCATGGCGTCGGGAATCGGTGAGCTCGGCATGATGTTCTGTTTCCACATGTCCTGAAACAGCTGCATGGCCCGGATGACCTCGGGCGCGTCCTGGTACCCAACCACGGTGCGTCCGTCGGGGCTGATGCCGGCCCAGGCTTTGTAGGCGCTCGATGTCTTGGGAGCTTTGGGGTCCCCCGCCGACCGAAGACACCCTGCAAGGAGGTACTGTCCAGAGATGAGATCGAGCCCGTAGCGATCGGGTTTGGTCACTTTCTTCAACGCCTCGAAGGCCTGGGGCCAGGTCCACGCCGTCGCCAGGGAATCAGGGGGCTTGATCCCGGCCGCCTCGAAGGCGTCGAGTCTGTAGTAGAGGAGCGGAACCGACTGTTCGGACGCGAGCCCGTACAGCTTCCCGCCCCAGGTGGCCTCTTCGAGGGATGACGGATAGAAGTCGTGAAGGTCGTCGGCGGGGATGTACGGATTCAGCGGCAACAGCACATTCTCCGCCGCGAAGCTCGCCACCGCAGGTCCGTCGATATAGAGCACATCGGGCGGCTCCGACGCAGCCACCTGGGTCTGTATTTGCCTGTACAGCTCCGTGAAGGGCATGGCGTTGCGTTGCACTTTGATCGACGGGTACTGTCGCTGAAACTCTGTGATCATCGCCTCGTGGCCCTCGTCCCATGGGCTGCCGGCCTCGTCCAAGAACCGCAGCGTGACCGGCTCCCTGCCCGCGCCCTCGAGCGGCCCGGTCGTGTCTACCCACGGTGCTGTCGCCGCATGCACGGTTGGCTGCGATCCGTCGGAGAGCAGGTAGCCGGAGATCCCGAAACCGAGGAACGCGCCGATGGAGTTCCGAAGAAGGCGACGGCGCGATATCTGGTCGGTCGCGTGCGGCTGAGGTGCGGAGCGCTTGCCGTTCCGTGCTGTAGGCTTCGGCATCGCAAGGGCCTCCGTCAGGATCAGGATGGATAGACGTACCGGGCGAGTAGGGTAGTTCAGCGGGCTGCCGTGGGGGTCCTCTCCGCGCTGGTAAGTTGAGGATGAGGAGGCATCATGACGACGCGGATCATCATCGATTGCGACACTGGCACGGACGATGCGCTGGCCATTCTGTACGCGCTGAGCCGTCCCGACCTCGATGTGCTTGGGATCACGACGGTCTTCGGAAACACCGACATCGCACAGACGACGCGCAACACGCTGCAAGTTCTGGAGCTCGTAGGGCGCGCCGGCGTCCCGGTCGCCCGCGGTGCCGAACACCCCCTCGTCGGCCGCTTCACGCAGGGCGCCGCGTGGATTCACGGCCGCAACGGGCTGGCGGATATAGAACTCCCGATCCCTGTCCGTCGTCCGGAAGAGGCCTCGGCGCCGGAGTTTCTTCGTCGGCA from bacterium includes these protein-coding regions:
- a CDS encoding alpha/beta hydrolase, producing the protein MEKTEVHFYSAGHRLTGYWYAPRTSAGPVPGIVCCHGFSGMIDVQMVGIPEALSEAGYGVLTFYSRGIGESEGPRGRVIPWEEVDDARNAITYLQTRDEIDPKTIGVFGSAWGCSIGVSAAAIDSRIKCFVGTVGIGDCERWLKGERPRWEWTKFLKRLEEDRSKRVLTGKSAVVHPNEIHIPDRAASEARDRQWNAFIKKSGYEGYPLETAEAVIEFKPETLVHRISPRAVLFIHMGDDVTVPAEESQSMYERAKEPKKLVIMEGRAHYDTFKFTNPEVFAQIMSIAIDWYDEHLKGDRQQQNVRVP
- a CDS encoding DUF2182 domain-containing protein, encoding MSTAGSARWSAGLALAGLSAFAGAAGFYLAAGAGLGAAMRGMETAGAGMPMAQMAPGWTPGYTALMLGMWTVMMTAMMLPSPAPAVLRMTGRAGLGPADTASGVGRAAWFAAGYLVIWAGFAAAATGLQWALDTAHLLSDAMAVRSAALAGLVVVTAGLYQLTPLKRACLERCRALDDCLAGGQTRRAPHAVLQGLRYAVSCLGCCAALMSLLFVGGLMNVAWAAAIAIWVLAEKIPPWGGRIARLGAVVLIAGGISALGIALVRG
- a CDS encoding DUF899 domain-containing protein, whose product is MEHATGTREEWLAARLALLRAEKELTRHSDEVARRRQELPWVQIDKAYRFETDEGIASLADLFRGRSQLLIYHFMFGPDYAAGCPSCSAIADGFNGFAIHLANHDVMLWAVSRAPLAKLRPYKRRMGWTFPWASSFGGDFNTDFSVGFSEQQQREGGIEYNYRREAAWREPKGGGGTVTHAAMCGTDVATYIRERPGMSAFVLETGIVYHTYSTYARGLDGLWGMYQWLDRAPRGRNETGGWWRRHDEYKG
- a CDS encoding helix-turn-helix domain-containing protein, which translates into the protein MDQLTAAAARALAEGDPLGALNWVALRDDAPALALRGIAMAQLGDLVRAKALLRRAVRAFGPKEAVARARCVVAEAEIALASRNLGWSAKVLDAARAALERHGDRVNAAHARLLEVRRLLLIGRLEEAERTLAGLHPASLPPGSRVAYELVVAGIAMRRLRTKAARATLARAERAARHARIPALTAEVERALLVLNTPAARLIADGEDRLLRLEEVEALLGSNALVVDASRYAVRDGRTAISLARRPVLFALARALGEAWPRDVPRDALVARAFGWKVADESYRARLRVEVGRLRRALRPQADIRATQRGFVLVPRRARGVIVLARPFEDEHAPMLAFLADGESWSSSALALALGTSQRTVQRALDALAAAGKVQSFGRGRARRWMIPPVPGLTTPLLLPAPLPVG
- a CDS encoding glutaminyl-peptide cyclotransferase, with product MSRSAAEIVREYGPFPDVERVHGVSYDGWYVWFAAGDRMHALDPASGKIVRSIDVAAQAGTAFDGRHLFQLARGRIQKVDPETGRVVATIPAPGGGGDSGLAWAEGTLWVGQYRDRKIHQVDPQTGAILRTIESKRFVTGVTWVDGELWHGTNENGTSDLRRLDPRTGEVLETIELPPGVAVSGLESNGGDQFFCGGEKSGKVRAVRRPRRGSAAGSGSGIPAGSTAR
- a CDS encoding carbohydrate ABC transporter permease, producing the protein MNSAHTPESILRRVGLALAVLVIVLVFLAPYEWLVASAFKPYADIFSGVFSLSVWTFVPRRPTLVNFIAVFRDQAFGRYVFNSLLVAGAQVVGTVLVSTVAAFVLARVRFPGRNLVFGLVLVMLLIPFDAIVIPLFTTVRTLHLQDTYWGFFLPWIFSPFGIFFLKQVFEELPTELDEAAIMDGASPLRVLTHVVVPNVLPGLATLALFTFLFAWDAFYWPLVVMSDDTKQLITVFIAKQTTSQTQFWGNLFAASAVATIPVIALFVWLQRYYVRGIMTTGLKD
- a CDS encoding sugar ABC transporter permease produces the protein MPVGPARRKGAWPSPSSRRALLTAGAFLAVPLAGLLIFRVGTIAQAAANSLYQYDLLSGQRVFTGAGNYLRAVHDAGFLQSLSVTFQYAAMKIGVQIPLALAIALLMQKSWRWASVVRTAVYLPVVTPFVVVATLWALMYNPTIGIIDALLRKVHVAPLNFLIDPRLALPSLTAVTIWKDLGFTALIFLAGLQGIPQGYYEAAQVDGAGHWRQFWSVTLPLLKRFTLFSLVIATINAFQVYTPVYVMTQGGPLARTEVATYYMYERAFLFYQMGYASALAIIVLLIILGLSAVYFRLLRPE
- a CDS encoding sugar ABC transporter substrate-binding protein; this encodes MPKPTARNGKRSAPQPHATDQISRRRLLRNSIGAFLGFGISGYLLSDGSQPTVHAATAPWVDTTGPLEGAGREPVTLRFLDEAGSPWDEGHEAMITEFQRQYPSIKVQRNAMPFTELYRQIQTQVAASEPPDVLYIDGPAVASFAAENVLLPLNPYIPADDLHDFYPSSLEEATWGGKLYGLASEQSVPLLYYRLDAFEAAGIKPPDSLATAWTWPQAFEALKKVTKPDRYGLDLISGQYLLAGCLRSAGDPKAPKTSSAYKAWAGISPDGRTVVGYQDAPEVIRAMQLFQDMWKQNIMPSSPIPDAMPTGRAAAWLGAEWAEGKLVNKYASVKWSVTPAPYFHSPFVHNGSLAFTVSARTRHAKEAVLFARWMTSRSGERLWFQYNPQLPARRSVANTTDVYKRVPKSLDLQEFERESAPRIRIPIYTQYTALLNQTITNVSAGADVKTEMTAFASKVQTALDDFWSTHK